Within the Rosa rugosa chromosome 2, drRosRugo1.1, whole genome shotgun sequence genome, the region tttctaaattttaggagaaatttgaaatttggttgACCTAGCTTTTACAAAGCCACTAAACGCCCTAGTCGAAGCCAAAAGCTCGTCTCCCGCCACCAAAAGCTCTCGCCTCAGTCGACGGTGACCTTCATAATGTTCGACGGAGTCGGAGCCACCTAGTCGTTTCAGACTTCAAGCAGTCCTTCCCTCCCGCCATCAACTCGTCTCCAGGTACCAATCGCTCTTCATtctcagttttcaatttcaaattctctcaaaagctcagatctctctctctctctctctcactcgcaGCGTCTCTCAGCTCAGCTCGGCTTCTCTGTCTTTGGTTCCCAAGAAGATCAGCTCCCTTCGATTCCTGCAATGCTTCTCCGATTCTGATTACAGGTACTTTTTTTGACTTATTGTTCGTTCATGGCAGTGTTTGGTTCGAAAATTTTCGGAAATTCCACATAGCCATATACTCAATTGAATGGGCAATTGAGTATATGGCTATGTGGAATTGAATGGGCAATTGAGTATATGGCTATGTGGAATTGAATGGGCTTCTCTTATTGTATCTACAATTGATTAAGAAAGTTTAGTTAGCTGCAATCTATGACTAGTTTTCTGCATTTTGAGAAAATAGGTAGAGTAGAATAGCATGGAATTTTGACATTTATAGTTCTGCAAATTGTTTAGTTTCGAAAATATATGAGGCAAATTGGAATAGGCTAAGTTTAGTGTGAGAATTTGCCGCATAATGTTGGGCTTGGAGCGACCAGGCAAGTAGATTTTTCAATTTCTTAGCCTAAAATTTCAGAACATACTGCATCATCATGCTACTATTTAGCCAAAATCTGCATCATCTTGTTGGGCTTGGACAATGTGGTTAGTCAAATGTGCTTTATATTTAATAATTTCAGTATACAGGGATCCTGAACTGGTGAAAAGAATTGGTGCTGCAACTGCTCTTGAAGTCCGAGCTACGGGCATTCCTTATGCATTTGCTCCATGCATTGCGGTGAATAATACACTCCTATACATTTTAAGTTTCTTCTTTATATGGCTAAAGATGTCATATGGTTGCTTTATAGTTTTCTTATTTGTTGCTTCACTTGTCTATCTCATATTTGTCATTCTAGGATAATGACAAAACCTCTTCCATTGTCTATCTCATATTTGTCATTCTCTTCCTCTCACAGTATGTACGAAACCAACCAAACATATTGTTCACTCAAGGATAGCTATTTCTACTTGAATTTTCCTCTTGTTATAGTTAATGGATTTCAGTTATTAATTGGTTTTTATTCACATGTATTCAGGCAATAAAAGATAAAACAAAAGGGAAAGCTCCAATTTAGAATTTTTCTTTTGATGCCAggcaaataaaaactataaCCTATTACTTTCATTAAGCGTTTCTATACTCGAAAACTGTTAGAAGTGTTGTGCACAACCTAACTCATACATGCGTtgttcttgattttcacattaatgAGCATTACTTGTTTGTAAAATTGTTTTATATTGTGATGGCCTTCTGATTCTGGAGAGAGCCTTGAAGGACCTTTATTTATTGTTTATGTTCAAATGGCAGGGGATGATTACAAGATCAAGGTGTGGAATTATAAGTTGCATAGGTGCCTGTTTACTCTTCTTGGACACCTTGATTACATCCGTACTGTTCAATTCCATCATGAGTACCCTTGGATTGTGAGTGCCAGTGATGACCAGACTATCAGAATATGGAATTGGCAGTCCCGGACTTGTATTTCTGTGCTCACTGGACACAACCATTACGTCATGTGTGCCTTGTTCCATCCCAAGGAGGATCTTGTTGTCTCAGCATCATTGGATCAAACTGTTCGTGTTTGGGATATTGGTGCACTCAGGAAGAAAACGGTTGCGCCTGCAGATGACATCCTATGACTGAGTCAAATGAATGCAGATTTCTTTGGTGGAGTTGATGCTGTTGTTAAGTATGTCTTGGAAGGCCATGATCGGGGTGTTAATTGGGCCTCATTCCATCCTACACTCCCTCTGATTGTGTCTGGAGCTGATGATCGACAAGTGAAACTTTGGCGAATGAATGGTATGCCTTTCTAAGTCGCTTTTGTGTTGTTTTAGTTTGGTATCTCCAGAGGAATAAACATTTGTTTTAAGCACACAGTATAATATACACATCCAAAATGGTTCTAACAATAAAAGATGTCGTGCTGCCTGCATGTGGTTCTTGTTTCCTAGTGCAAAAGTAGGTAAGAATACATGAGCAAAGTGTTGATGGTGACAGAGGCTTGCTCAGGTTGAAGCAAAGCTTGAAGCTCTTTTAAAGGCCACTCAGGTTGAAGAAAATGATAAATGCTACTTCTCAGGTATGTAATGTCTGCTATAATTTGTAAGACTTGTGAATTTTAGGTGAAACAACTTCTAGTTAGATGTTTAAACCAatatttctctctcttaatttcttatatttGTAGTCACAACAATCAAGTCGACCAATCAATGCTCCAAGCAATGATCTTGAAAATAGAAGATGTGCACTTTTGAATTGGAACaattatgaagaagatgaagtggtGGCTGAAGGGAAGATCTCTTCAACAAATGAGATTGTTGGAAGGTTTGGGTTGATGTGGTGTTTGATGAGTATCAGACTATGGAAGTGTATAGAGCAACCATGGATGCCAAACAACTTGGTGAAGCTGTAGGAAGCACTCTTGCATGGCCCAAAAGCTCCATTAAAATGCTCCCTTAGTAGTTGAAGTAGCAGGTACATTTTGCTTTACTAGAGAATTTATGTAGGTGAGGGAGTACCATGCATGTTTTGTCAATGCTGATGAACAAAGAATCCAGTACTTTGTCATGCTtgttttgtaaagaacatatgtaTAAGAGAATGTGGCACTCCTAATGaaatgtatatttttcatacATGGTTAGTGTGTACTAATATTGGCATGTGAATGAGTTTAAGTAATGGTGAGTCACAGAGGTACAGGAAAGCATAACCCAGCAAATTGGGTGCAATAGTATGTACTGAAATTTTATAACAACGTATCCATTAATATGACAACGTACCATGTATGCTGTCGAAAACTAAAGACAACATGCTGAGAATGTTGTTAAAACTTACAACATGCGCTTGAAACATTGTCGAAAATTTTTGACAACGTGCAGAGCTCATGGTTAAAACTTACAACATGCACTTGAAACGTTGTCGAAAATTTATGACAACGTGCATAgctcattgttgaataattacaacAACATGCTTCACCTCTTTTCGACAACGTTCAAAGCTCGATGTTAAGGACTCGGGGACTTTTAATGACTCCGGCATCTACAACATGCGGCAAACGTTGTCAAAAGTTATTGACAACGTGAATTGCATGTTGTTAAAtatgttttttcttgtagtgacaCGGATGGAAGAGAATCAACGGATCACATACCTATCTTCGTTTCGAGGTTTATGCATTAATCCAGTTTCCTAATTCTAGCTGATCTATTTGTATGCACATGCTTGCCTAGTTGCCTCTAATGCTGTTGTATATGACAGGTCAAGTTCTCTGACAAAGAAAGAAGTCGTACAATGCAACAATTTGAACAAAGCTTTGCATCATACAAGCACTACTCCCATAAACCCTAGCCGATTACATGAGGAAAAGAGGTGGCCTCCATTTCAAAGCATTAGCAAAAGCTGGAGGGCCAGAAGATTTGCTTCCAACAATATCAATTGGTCAAATAGTCATAACGGCTCATCCCAATCTGATATAATGCATCATATGATTAGCAACAGACCAACAGATCATGATCTACGTTGTTGGAACCTTGAAGGTCATAGCAATTCAAGTAGCTACAAGCAAGAATTCGAACCGCCATTTAGGTTTGAGGTATGTATTTTCTATCatgtaaaaagtatttttatatatatacatatcattGGCTGTTCTTGAATTAATGATCTGATAAATGTTTCTCAGTGGAACAAGGaaaaaattttgaagtacaaggaATGGATGCCTGATTTGGAGTTGGGTCTGCAGAGCCAAAGAGTTTGGAATGAGATCAATGACGAGACTCAGCATCATCAGACGATTAGTCACGCAGAAGAACATTATGAAACTGTGCAAGGAGTTATAGAGACTTCACAACGTCACAAAGATCATCAATTCGAGGACATGAATAGCAAACAAGAAACTATTAGCACCAAGCTTTCCCTTTCTCTTTAACTATTATTAGTCCACCCCATATCGTCAACTATATATCCTCAACATGGTAAATAGCTGAAATGATCCAAACAAAATCACAGTAATGTAAACAACCTTTGTAGCCAGGCCACATTTTGAGCCTGAATTTCTCAACTATATGATGAAAATATAACTATTATGTATGagtgagatttttttttcttctttttggcgAGTgagatatttttgtttttgacaaAAAGTAACTTTTATTGCAAACATGGTTATAATTGTAATTGAGTGCATCCAGGATTAATTATGGAGTGTGAATAGGACCGTCCCAATGGAAAGTGAGGCCTAAGGCGAAATTTTAACGGACAGTCCCACTCACTTTCCATTTTGTTCAAACTTAGGCCTCAACTGTtaattttccttcatttttttttgaataattttcCTTCATTTTGTTCCTATACTAAAGacggatccggctcctctaaagttagAAAGTTGTGAATTTACGTGAAGTTCATTAAATTTTGATGCTCTAAATGATCTAATGGTCTCAAAGTTCGCCACATcattgttagccaaatagccaccctcaaatATAAgctacaagtaatagtatagggatttaagaaaggttgtcgaacccacgaggattggattcctttcactagctagggtgtgaacttaaggagagctagaatatgcaaatgtacaatcacgaACTTAGAATCACAAGGAAAtttaggctcatggtgagtatgtgcaagatggagtagtgatttgattttggtttttgaattgaaaataactagatgctcaaatgtaaaacaaattactctaaactaaactagtgatcAAATGAATGAAAGTTAGGATTTAGATTGTCTACCATTAACCTCCCATGCAAGTATT harbors:
- the LOC133729452 gene encoding uncharacterized protein LOC133729452 isoform X1, producing the protein MMNELELIGDQKEKTDKNISEDQAENISVGSSQKCSCFDLNEEASDNSDNDISNANVNLADHELSTVRNDERRALAQGNINSNAANSSNSSRVKVRPYVRSKLPRLRWTPQLHLSFLHALELLGGHERATPKLVLQLMNVRGLSISHVKSHLQMYRSKKLDRDGQVVSDEKTYDYTDGRESTDHIPIFVSRSSSLTKKEVVQCNNLNKALHHTSTTPINPSRLHEEKRWPPFQSISKSWRARRFASNNINWSNSHNGSSQSDIMHHMISNRPTDHDLRCWNLEGHSNSSSYKQEFEPPFRFEWNKEKILKYKEWMPDLELGLQSQRVWNEINDETQHHQTISHAEEHYETVQGVIETSQRHKDHQFEDMNSKQETISTKLSLSL
- the LOC133729452 gene encoding probable transcription factor KAN4 isoform X2 — encoded protein: MMNELELIGDQKEKTDKNISEDQAENISVGSSQKCSCFDLNEEASDNSDNDISNANVNLADHELSTVRNDERRALAQGNINSNAANSSNSSRVKVRPYVRSKLPRLRWTPQLHLSFLHALELLGGHERATPKLVLQLMNVRGLSISHVKSHLQMYRSKKLDRDGQVSDEKTYDYTDGRESTDHIPIFVSRSSSLTKKEVVQCNNLNKALHHTSTTPINPSRLHEEKRWPPFQSISKSWRARRFASNNINWSNSHNGSSQSDIMHHMISNRPTDHDLRCWNLEGHSNSSSYKQEFEPPFRFEWNKEKILKYKEWMPDLELGLQSQRVWNEINDETQHHQTISHAEEHYETVQGVIETSQRHKDHQFEDMNSKQETISTKLSLSL